A part of Carassius carassius chromosome 4, fCarCar2.1, whole genome shotgun sequence genomic DNA contains:
- the LOC132139881 gene encoding phosphatidate cytidylyltransferase 2-like — protein sequence MTELRHRAGTEKELQRQNSEDKGSETEGKEKDGASDNETKSDSGVPEVPVSADDTPEVLNKALSGLSSRWKNWWVRGILTLAMISFFFIIIYLGPMVLMMIVLCVQIKCFHEIITIGYSVYHSYHLPWFRTLSWYFLLCVNYFFYGETVTDYFFTLVQREEPLRILSKYHRFISFALYLTGFCMFVLSLVKKHYRLQFYMFGWTHVTLLIVVTQSHLIIHNLFEGMIWFIVPISCVICNDIMAYMFGFFFGRTPLIKLSPKKTWEGFIGGFFATIVFGILLSYVMSGYRYFVCPVEFNNDSNRFTVDCEPSDLFQLQDYGLPPVLQSITGWTTVKLYPFQIHSIALSAFASIMGPFGGFFASGFKRAFKIKDFANTIPGHGGIMDRFDCQYLMATFVNVYIASFIRGPNPSKVIQQLLALRPDQQLHIFNSLKAHLTEKGLLPALEEAA from the exons GGCTCTGAGACGGAAGGCAAGGAGAAAGATGGAGCCTCGGATAATGAGACTAAGTCAGACTCTGGGGTTCCTGAGGTTCCCGTTTCTGCCGATGATACACCAGAGGTTCTCAACAAAGCCCTCTCGGGCCTTTCCTCACG ATGGAAGAACTGGTGGGTGAGGGGCATCCTCACTCTGGCTATGATCtcttttttctttatcattatttatCTTGGTCCGATGGTGCTGATGATGATT GTGCTGTGCGTTCAGATCAAGTGCTTCCATGAGATCATCACAATTGGTTACAGCGTGTATCACTCTTACCACCTGCCATGGTTCAGAACACTAAGCTG gtaCTTCCTGTTGTGTGTAAACTACTTCTTCTATGGTGAAACAGTGACTGATTATTTCTTCACACTGGTGCAGAGGGAGGAGCCTCTACGCATCCTCAGCAAATACCACCGCTTCATTTCCTTTGCCTTGTACCTCACAG GGTTCTGCATGTTTGTCCTGAGCCTGGTGAAAAAACACTATCGCCTGCAATTCTACATG TTCGGCTGGACTCATGTGACCCTGCTGATTGTGGTGACTCAGTCCCACTTAATAATTCATAACCTGTTTGAGGGGATGATCTG GTTTATTGTGCCCAtttcctgtgttatctgtaatgACATTATGGCTTACATGTTTGGTTTCTTTTTCGGTCGCACCCCTCTCATCAAG TTGTCTCCTAAGAAGACATGGGAGGGGTTTATTGGTGGCTTCTTCGCCACAATTGTTTTTGGAATCCTA CTGTCCTATGTGATGTCAGGTTACCGTTACTTTGTGTGTCCTGTGGAGTTTAACAATGACTCCAACCGTTTCACAGTGGACTGTGAGCCGTCTGATCTCTTCCAGCTTCAGGACTATGGCCTGCCGCCAGTTCTGCAGTCCATCACGGGCtgg ACCACAGTAAAGTTGTACCCATTCCAGATCCATAGCATTGCCCTGTCTGCCTTTGCCTCCATCATGGGACCTTTTGGAGGCTTTTTTGCCAGCGGCTTCAAAAGGGCCTTTAAAATTAAG GACTTTGCGAACACCATTCCAGGACATGGAGGAATCATGGACCGTTTTGACTGTCAGTACCTTATGGccacatttgtaaatgtttacatCGCCAGCTTTATCAG agGCCCAAACCCCTCTAAAGTCATCCAGCAGCTTCTTGCTTTGAGACCAGACCAACAGCTCCACATCTTTAACTCGCTCAAGGCTCATCTGACAGAGAAAGGCCTGCTCCCTGCCCTGGAAGAAGCAGCCTAG